The following is a genomic window from Burkholderia cepacia ATCC 25416.
GGATACGCGCCGAATGCGGCCAGGTTGGCGCCGCCGAGATAGACCCACGGCTCGTTCGGCGTCGCATCGGCGCAGGCGCGGATGCGCTGCAGGATCGTGTCGGGATCGTTGATGCCGGACAGATCGAAGTCGCCGAGGATCTGGTGGCCTTCGAGCGGGTGCACGTGGCCGTCGATGAGGCCCGGCAGCATCAGCCTGCCGGCCAGGTCGACGGTGCGCGTCGCGGGGCCGATGAGTGGACGGATATCGTCGTCGCGGCCGACCGCGACGATCTTGCCGTCCCGGGTGGCGAGCGCCTGCGCGAAGCGGCGCTGCGCGTCGCCGGTGTAAAGCAGGCCGTTCAGGTAGGCGGTGTCGGCGTATTGCATGTGTCTCCTCCGGATGGGGGCTGTTCGACGGGCGCACGTGTCCGGCGGGCGGGCCGAGGGGCTCGTCCGGTCGCGTGAACCCGGTCGGGTTGAATGGGATTGGGAGGCGTCTATGTGACGGTGCTGCGCGGCAGGCGCCGCGATGCGTCGCGGTGAAGGCCGGCCGCGGCCGGGGCGTCATGCCGATCGCGCCGCCGGGCCTGAAGCGGCAGATCGATGGGCGACGCGCGCGCGGCCGTGCGGGCCGGCGTCCATCCGGTATTCGGCATTCGGTGTCTCCGTGGCATCCGACGCGTTCCCGTCGTCGGGTGAGTCAGATACTAGGAGCGGGGCGGCCGGCTGTCTGTCATCGTTTTTAGGACAACCTGCGACAAAGCCGGCGGGGGCGGCGGGTGTGGCCGGGATGCGGAGGCGTCGTCTAGCGCCCGCGGTCTGCCGGTGGTTCTTCCTCGGTCACGCACCACGCGAACAGCCCGGCCCGGTTCGCCACGCCGAGTTTCGCGAGCGCGCGCCCGAGATAGGTGCGCACGCTGCTCGGCTTGAGCGCGAGCGTGTCGGCGATCCGGGGGACGGGCCGGCCTTGCAGCACCGCGCGGCACACGAGCCGTTCGCGCTGCGACAGCGTTGCGCCGCTGGCCGACAGGCGCTGTTCGAAGCGCTGCAGCAACGCGCCGTCGTCCGAGCGTGGCGTCAGGCGGGCGAGCCGCGCGTGCTGGATCAGCAGCGGCAGCACGAAATCGCCAAGCTGCCGCAGCAGCGCCAGTTCGGCCAGCGTATAGGACGGCTGGCCGCGCCGGCGGAACAGCGAGAACGCATAGACATAGTCGCGCTCGCTGCCGAGCAGCGTGCAGTCTTCGCCGAGTTCGCCGAGCGCGAACTGGCGGCCGTATTCGGTTGCCGTGTCGACGTCCTCGTTGCACGAGAACACGAGCTGCGAATCGGTGGTGCGCTCGATATGCGGGAGCAGCGTGTCGTTGCGCCAGTCGCCCTGTGTATACAGATCGAGCGCGTGGCGTGTGCCGTCGGGATCGTCGCCGCCCGCGAAGAACAGCACGTCGACGCTGTCGACCGAATGCGATGGCGCGTCACGCCGGTAGCGCGTCGCGACGCTGTAATGGGACTGCGGATCGACGGTTTCGCGCAGCCAGGCCCAAAGCCGGGCGGGAAACTGCGGACTGCCGAGGCTGGCGACCAGGTCGCCGGCATTGCTGAGGGAAATATGGGCGGGGCTCATCGTTGACACCGTCTTCGCGAACGGCCGCCCGTGCCGGCCGTGTTTCGCGTGCGACGGCGAGCCGGCGGCGCGGCGGCCGGCGGTGCGGTCATGCGGGACGGAGGCCGGCGCGGCGGCGAAGCTCGATTGTAGGAGACTTCGCCGCCGCGAGGCATTCGCGCTTGCCCGGCGGGCGGCCGATCGTCCGTCGACGGGCGGCGCGCATCGTTGCGCGCCGCGTGGCGGCCCCGCGCGTCAGAACATCGTGTTCGCGTTCGCGGACGTTTCGGGTACCGGCTGGATCACGTCCCAGTGTTCGACGATCTTGCCGTCCTTCACGCGGAAGATGTCGACGACGGCCTCGCCGCGGTCGCCCGGGCGCTCGGTCGCGTGCACGTGCAGGTAGACGAGGTCGCCGTCGGTTGCGCTGCGCACGATGCGCGCGCGCGACGCCGGGTTCTTCTGGAAGGCGCCGACGAAGTACGACACGAACGGCTTCTTGCCGTCCGGTACGTGGGGGTTGTGCTGTTTGTAGTCGTCCGCGACGACGGCGGCGGCCTCGACCGCTTCGTGCTTGTTGAAGAAGCGGTCGTAGA
Proteins encoded in this region:
- a CDS encoding nuclear transport factor 2 family protein encodes the protein MSSLRSPVRTVAALVLLAASTAALAAGPATRNLAAEEANRQLVLTFYDRFFNKHEAVEAAAVVADDYKQHNPHVPDGKKPFVSYFVGAFQKNPASRARIVRSATDGDLVYLHVHATERPGDRGEAVVDIFRVKDGKIVEHWDVIQPVPETSANANTMF
- a CDS encoding helix-turn-helix transcriptional regulator: MSPAHISLSNAGDLVASLGSPQFPARLWAWLRETVDPQSHYSVATRYRRDAPSHSVDSVDVLFFAGGDDPDGTRHALDLYTQGDWRNDTLLPHIERTTDSQLVFSCNEDVDTATEYGRQFALGELGEDCTLLGSERDYVYAFSLFRRRGQPSYTLAELALLRQLGDFVLPLLIQHARLARLTPRSDDGALLQRFEQRLSASGATLSQRERLVCRAVLQGRPVPRIADTLALKPSSVRTYLGRALAKLGVANRAGLFAWCVTEEEPPADRGR